The following DNA comes from Rhodopseudomonas boonkerdii.
CGACCGTCGCCGTGTCGTGCAAATCTGCCAGATGCTGCAGGGCGCGACGGCCGTGCTCCTCGCCTGGGGCACTTATGCGGGCTGGATCACGGTGCCTCAGATTTTTGTCGCACTCGTCGTGATCGGTGCGGCCACGGCCTTCGAGGCCCCCGCGGGCTCAGCGTTGCTGCCAGGCGTCGTGCCGGAAGGCCATCTGCAGAAGGCGACCGCACTTTCGACCGGCGTGTTTCAGGTGGCGATGATCTGCGGCCCGGCGCTCGGCGGCTTCGCCTATGCACTGTCGCCATCGACGCCCTATGTGCTGATGGCGGCATTCTGGCTGATCGGCGGCGCGCTCAACGGCGCAATCAAACTCGCCCGCGAAGTGGCGGTGAAGGACCCGCCGAGTTTCCGCACCGTGTTCGCTGGCGTCGGCTTCGTGCGCAGCAATCCGAATATTCTCGGCACCATTTCGCTCGACCTGTTCGCCGTGCTGCTCGGCGGTGCAACGGCGCTGCTGCCGATCTATGCGCGCGACATCCTGCAGACCGGCCCGTGGGGTCTCGGCATCATGAGGGCAGCGCCGGCTGTGGGGGCATTGCTCACCACCATTGTGCTGACGCGCTGGTCGATCAGCCGCCGCGTCGGCATGCGAATGTTCCAGGCCGTGATCATCTTCGGGTTGGCGACGGCGGTGTTCGCGGTCTCGCAATGGCTGTGGTTGTCGGTGGCGGCGCTAGCGATCCTCGGCGCGGCGGATACGGTGAGTGTCGTGATCCGCTTCTCGCTCGTGCAGCTTGCGACGCCCGATGAAATGCGCGGCCGTGTCGGCGCCGTGAATTATCTTTTCATTAACACCTCGAACCAGCTCGGTCAGTTCGAAAGCGGCGTTACCGCCGCGCTGTTAGGCACGGTACCGGCGGCTCTCATCGGCGGCCTCGGGACGGTCGTGATCGCGCTGATCTGGATGAGGCTGTTTCCGACGCTGCGCCAGATGGAACGGCTGGAGTAACGCCGACGCATCGTCGGAACCAGCCGGCGGTTCGCTGGACACATAGAAGGGTTAGCAGAGGGCAGGGCGGCTTCGGTCGCGCTGTCACGTAGTTGTGTACCGCAGGTGCTGTACCGGCTTCGTCCAATGGCGCGATGATGATTTCATGCACTTGCATGCTTTGGCCGAATGGGCCAAGGAAACGCGGCGTCCATTCGCCTTCGGGCGGCAGCCATTTCAGGAGATTTTCATGACTACTCACATCGTTGCCGTCATCGTTGGCAGCCTCCGCAAACAATCGTTCTCGCTCCGCATCGCCCAGGCGCTGGCCAAGCTGGCGCCGGCTTCGCTGAAGCTCAATGTGATTACGCTCAACGACCTGTCGTTCTTCAACCAGGACCTCGAAGCCAACCCGCCCGCCGATTGGCTGCGGTTCCGGGAAACGATCCAGGCATCGGACGCTGTGATTTTCGTCACGCCTGAGTACAACCGCTCCGTGTCGGGCGTCCTGAAGAACGCCATCGATGTCGGCTCGCGTCCCTATGGCAAGAGCTCCTTCCTTGGCAAGCCGACCGGCCTCGTGGCCTCTTCGCCGGGCCCGATCGGCGGTCTCGGCG
Coding sequences within:
- a CDS encoding MFS transporter, which produces MTPAASSAEAVSDGARLLLRHPPYLYYMVSRSFSRFASQIAAVAVGWQIYDLTGSAFQLGMVGLAQFVPMLALVFVAGHIADRYDRRRVVQICQMLQGATAVLLAWGTYAGWITVPQIFVALVVIGAATAFEAPAGSALLPGVVPEGHLQKATALSTGVFQVAMICGPALGGFAYALSPSTPYVLMAAFWLIGGALNGAIKLAREVAVKDPPSFRTVFAGVGFVRSNPNILGTISLDLFAVLLGGATALLPIYARDILQTGPWGLGIMRAAPAVGALLTTIVLTRWSISRRVGMRMFQAVIIFGLATAVFAVSQWLWLSVAALAILGAADTVSVVIRFSLVQLATPDEMRGRVGAVNYLFINTSNQLGQFESGVTAALLGTVPAALIGGLGTVVIALIWMRLFPTLRQMERLE
- a CDS encoding NADPH-dependent FMN reductase — translated: MTTHIVAVIVGSLRKQSFSLRIAQALAKLAPASLKLNVITLNDLSFFNQDLEANPPADWLRFRETIQASDAVIFVTPEYNRSVSGVLKNAIDVGSRPYGKSSFLGKPTGLVASSPGPIGGLGAALALRQTLPGITGPIMGQPEIYLNAVADAFDDNGEIIKESVRPVLQSYIDAFAAWVALHKK